In Nitrososphaera sp., the following are encoded in one genomic region:
- a CDS encoding CAP domain-containing protein, translating to MSARRGVWVATTSVLAALAILGAAGYLLNSAVPSLSSYFSTSIKTVSGITEKPVSEPFVHNSSQTVTSSLAPELESLDGALKPVKVSLLPSEEGLRQYALELINSDRATAGLPPVTLTDNYAAQSQADDIVATGHLSHWMTDGEKPYMSYSRYGGTGYVSQNAAICCYAQQANHSAISDGVLSGHFFTASDIKQAIEVEQDGMVNDDLACCSNGHRMNILDAHHTGVSIGIAYSNNSVVMVQNFENRYLALDRAISSGDNKSIEISGSYIRSGYQIAGITITFDKAPSHAAYQENFNEHSYGSGELLATVQKPAPPGYHYQSMPDHFALEAGRWQDTGAVFDVRFDMSGAVSKDGPGMYTLTAFLTSEGGRDVFPALTYSVYASAPQ from the coding sequence ATGAGCGCCAGGAGAGGAGTTTGGGTAGCGACAACTTCGGTTCTTGCAGCCCTTGCAATCCTCGGCGCCGCGGGATACTTGCTTAACAGCGCAGTCCCGTCTTTGTCCTCGTACTTTTCAACTTCCATAAAGACAGTCTCCGGTATTACGGAAAAGCCAGTCTCTGAGCCTTTTGTGCACAACTCTTCACAAACCGTGACAAGTTCGCTTGCGCCCGAACTGGAGAGTCTGGACGGCGCCTTGAAGCCGGTGAAGGTGTCGCTTTTGCCATCGGAAGAGGGACTCAGACAGTATGCGCTTGAATTGATTAACTCAGACAGGGCCACTGCAGGGCTGCCGCCAGTCACGCTTACAGATAATTACGCGGCCCAATCTCAGGCAGACGACATTGTCGCCACGGGCCACCTTTCTCACTGGATGACAGACGGCGAAAAGCCATACATGTCTTATTCAAGATACGGCGGGACTGGCTACGTATCCCAGAATGCTGCCATTTGCTGTTATGCGCAGCAGGCAAACCACAGTGCAATATCAGACGGCGTACTTTCCGGCCACTTCTTTACTGCAAGCGACATCAAGCAGGCGATCGAGGTCGAGCAAGACGGGATGGTAAATGACGACTTGGCTTGCTGCAGCAATGGTCACCGGATGAACATTCTTGACGCCCACCATACAGGAGTCAGCATAGGGATAGCGTACAGCAATAACTCTGTGGTGATGGTGCAGAACTTTGAAAACAGATACCTTGCTCTTGACCGAGCGATTTCCTCCGGGGACAACAAGTCGATCGAGATCTCGGGCAGTTATATCAGGTCCGGCTACCAAATTGCGGGAATTACAATCACTTTTGACAAGGCTCCATCTCATGCCGCATACCAGGAAAACTTTAATGAACACTCCTACGGCAGCGGCGAACTCCTGGCCACGGTGCAAAAGCCGGCTCCGCCTGGCTATCACTACCAGTCCATGCCGGACCACTTTGCGCTTGAAGCAGGGCGCTGGCAGGACACGGGCGCGGTTTTTGATGTGCGATTTGACATGTCCGGGGCAGTTTCAAAGGATGGCCCGGGAATGTACACGCTCACGGCATTTCTGACCTCAGAAGGCGGGCGGGACGTTTTCCCCGCACTTACCTATTCCGTGTATGCAAGCGCTCCACAGTAA
- a CDS encoding C2H2-type zinc finger protein, translating to MAFKCKKCGSEFADEAHLERHRAVHGNKPKISESGSMDFDKVGF from the coding sequence TTGGCCTTCAAGTGCAAAAAGTGCGGCAGTGAATTTGCCGACGAGGCTCACCTCGAGAGGCACAGGGCAGTTCACGGCAACAAGCCCAAGATAAGCGAGTCCGGCTCGATGGACTTTGACAAGGTAGGCTTTTAG
- a CDS encoding MFS transporter — translation MSTSGTISNRRAGLATFSLIAARTIYGVNWFNIAAIFPLIALQLNQDIFLLGAVSTAFFIGVGSFQIPAGIFALKFGPRTSAITGIAVSSTAALFCGLASEPFQLVLLRFIVGAGMAFFFSSSITLIADYGRAKSTGLSIGGLNAAHSAGGIIGIFGWILVASATGWRQSILLSGAIGILSALFMVVALPRDLHLSDNKRGSESMLVGEKSIAGSDDKSRHPPAAPGLLRNTLQILSDAGLARIGIFLIGIQGAWALVLTYLVVYLQSLSVPAQTAGIIASLPLISAIISAPLLGRLYDNTRKAARIMVICGIGISLTLVFAASGSIPIITAAVILTGVFSGGGFTVAYAKARSLQITTFGRAGDGILSRDSHDFRYGALKVAWINGISLVGVVWMPLLFSYLAKQFGYQWAWPLSAAMVIPFVAILLTARRN, via the coding sequence ATATCAACCTCTGGCACTATTTCGAATAGAAGGGCCGGCCTTGCAACGTTCTCACTGATTGCGGCCAGAACGATTTACGGCGTAAACTGGTTTAACATAGCCGCAATATTTCCGCTGATTGCCCTGCAGCTCAACCAGGATATTTTTCTGCTCGGTGCGGTATCCACCGCATTTTTCATAGGAGTCGGGTCGTTTCAAATCCCTGCAGGAATATTTGCCCTGAAGTTTGGTCCAAGAACCTCTGCCATCACCGGAATAGCTGTGTCTTCTACCGCCGCGCTGTTTTGCGGACTGGCATCGGAACCCTTCCAGCTGGTCCTGCTGCGCTTTATCGTCGGCGCCGGCATGGCGTTTTTCTTCAGTTCTAGCATTACGCTAATCGCGGATTATGGCAGGGCGAAATCAACCGGGCTTTCGATTGGAGGGCTAAATGCGGCTCACTCTGCAGGAGGCATAATCGGAATATTCGGTTGGATTCTTGTTGCATCGGCCACCGGTTGGAGACAAAGCATCCTGTTGAGCGGCGCGATAGGAATCCTGAGTGCATTGTTCATGGTTGTCGCGCTGCCGCGGGATCTGCACTTAAGTGACAACAAACGTGGTTCAGAATCAATGCTAGTTGGTGAAAAGAGCATCGCTGGTTCCGACGACAAGAGCAGGCATCCGCCCGCAGCGCCGGGCCTGCTCCGTAACACCCTGCAAATACTCTCAGACGCAGGCCTTGCGCGGATCGGTATATTTCTCATTGGAATACAGGGCGCATGGGCCCTGGTACTGACCTATCTCGTTGTATATCTTCAAAGCCTTTCCGTGCCGGCTCAGACGGCCGGAATCATCGCCAGCCTGCCACTAATCTCTGCAATAATCTCTGCTCCGCTTCTCGGCAGGCTTTATGACAATACAAGAAAAGCAGCGCGCATTATGGTAATTTGCGGAATCGGGATAAGCCTCACACTCGTATTCGCAGCCTCAGGCTCTATTCCCATTATAACTGCCGCTGTAATTCTTACCGGGGTTTTTTCAGGGGGCGGGTTTACCGTCGCGTATGCCAAAGCAAGATCACTCCAGATAACAACTTTTGGGAGAGCGGGAGACGGCATTTTGAGCCGGGACAGCCACGATTTCAGATATGGAGCTCTAAAGGTTGCGTGGATTAATGGAATATCGCTTGTTGGAGTCGTGTGGATGCCCCTATTGTTTTCTTACCTTGCAAAACAGTTTGGCTACCAGTGGGCGTGGCCCCTGTCTGCTGCGATGGTGATTCCATTCGTGGCAATACTATTGACAGCGAGACGCAACTAG
- a CDS encoding arsenic resistance protein, whose amino-acid sequence MARRQDSVLAAALAGSMAAGVLLPKAGLVLAPYLLVWLGGLLFFNLLRLEAKDVVATFSKPRRLAATAVIKLAALPLLMYAVAYVLYRPFALPVLLLSGISTGLGAPFVANIVGARLALIVGMIVVTSLAAPFTLPALTYLLAGSQFQIPILNMITLLAAALFIPLAAGWAAKKHLPRLSGFADRNSFPMSIVFVVLINFAMFAQFSAYFFSDQIFLIQTIATSFLCFGAYALAGYLAGSISSGDLRQERLSGLISMTHVNNVLVSVFAGQFFGTQVAALAALYNIPYYVGILLIRLL is encoded by the coding sequence TTGGCTCGTAGGCAAGACTCTGTACTTGCCGCGGCGCTTGCCGGCTCGATGGCCGCCGGAGTGCTCCTCCCGAAAGCAGGACTCGTCCTTGCGCCATACCTTCTGGTCTGGCTTGGCGGCCTCCTTTTCTTCAACCTCCTCCGTCTTGAGGCAAAAGACGTCGTTGCAACTTTTTCAAAGCCGCGCCGGCTTGCAGCCACTGCTGTGATAAAGCTCGCCGCTCTCCCGCTGCTAATGTACGCAGTTGCGTACGTACTCTACAGGCCTTTTGCCCTTCCTGTCTTGTTACTGTCAGGGATATCTACAGGGCTCGGGGCCCCTTTTGTCGCAAATATTGTTGGCGCCAGGCTTGCACTGATCGTCGGAATGATTGTCGTGACATCGCTAGCGGCGCCCTTTACGCTTCCTGCGCTGACTTACCTCTTGGCGGGCTCGCAGTTCCAGATACCTATCTTGAACATGATAACCCTGCTAGCTGCGGCGCTTTTCATCCCACTTGCCGCAGGCTGGGCTGCAAAAAAGCATTTGCCGCGGCTCTCAGGTTTTGCGGACAGGAATTCCTTCCCAATGTCCATAGTCTTTGTTGTTCTAATCAATTTTGCAATGTTTGCACAGTTTTCCGCCTACTTTTTTTCGGACCAGATCTTCCTCATCCAGACAATCGCCACTTCATTTCTTTGCTTTGGTGCCTACGCGCTGGCTGGATACCTTGCCGGCTCCATCAGCTCAGGCGATTTGAGGCAGGAAAGACTGTCGGGGCTTATTTCAATGACTCATGTCAATAATGTTCTAGTTTCAGTATTTGCAGGTCAGTTTTTCGGAACTCAGGTCGCAGCTCTTGCAGCGCTATACAATATTCCATACTATGTTGGGATATTGTTGATTAGGCTACTTTGA
- a CDS encoding ADP-ribosylglycohydrolase family protein, whose translation MDTSLSTNHARLLDRYRGSLVGLATGDALGAPLEFSPPNLSSRVRDMAGGGVFEFEPGQWTDDASMALCLADSLISKQAFDPVDQLERYSRWYNHGYLSSNGACFDIGLTIKAALDKFAETREPFCGPSDYYSAGNGSIMRLAPVPLFFAANPEMAVYFSGQSSRTTHQAIVAVDACRYLGTLIVGAIRGADKEELLSETFSPTRNYWSSQPLTKEVLKVANGSFKTKAPPQIRGSGYAAQSLEAALWSFYNNDTFEEGLIEAVNLRDDADTTGAVYGQLAGAYYGLAEIPARWTSKLAKFQIIINFADRLFELAFDK comes from the coding sequence ATGGACACTAGCTTGAGCACCAATCATGCAAGACTCTTAGACCGTTATAGGGGGAGTCTGGTCGGGCTTGCAACTGGTGATGCTCTCGGCGCGCCTCTCGAGTTTAGTCCGCCGAATCTCTCCAGCCGGGTTAGGGACATGGCAGGGGGCGGAGTTTTTGAGTTTGAGCCGGGACAGTGGACTGATGATGCCTCCATGGCACTGTGTCTGGCAGACAGCCTCATTTCCAAGCAGGCATTTGATCCAGTAGACCAACTGGAGCGGTATTCGCGCTGGTACAACCACGGCTATCTTAGCTCGAATGGAGCGTGCTTTGACATTGGATTGACCATCAAAGCAGCACTTGACAAGTTCGCAGAAACCCGCGAGCCTTTCTGTGGCCCGTCAGACTACTATAGCGCCGGGAACGGCTCTATTATGCGTCTTGCCCCGGTCCCGCTATTTTTCGCAGCAAATCCTGAAATGGCAGTCTATTTCTCGGGGCAAAGCTCGAGGACGACCCATCAGGCCATAGTGGCGGTTGATGCATGCAGATATCTGGGGACGCTGATAGTCGGGGCTATCAGGGGAGCAGACAAGGAAGAACTTCTCTCAGAGACTTTCAGTCCAACAAGGAATTACTGGTCATCACAACCTCTTACCAAGGAGGTTTTGAAAGTCGCCAACGGGAGCTTTAAGACAAAAGCTCCGCCGCAAATTCGGGGTAGCGGCTATGCAGCCCAGTCGCTTGAAGCAGCATTGTGGAGCTTTTACAACAACGACACCTTTGAGGAGGGGCTAATTGAAGCGGTCAATCTGCGGGACGATGCAGATACTACAGGCGCAGTATACGGTCAATTGGCAGGCGCCTACTATGGACTCGCCGAAATCCCCGCGAGGTGGACCTCCAAACTTGCAAAGTTTCAGATAATTATCAATTTTGCCGACCGGCTCTTTGAACTGGCTTTTGACAAGTAG